The stretch of DNA AAGTCGTCAAGGAAGAGATGGCGCGCGAACGGGCGGAACTGTTGGCGCGGCTTAAGGGCGAGAGCAAGTGAAGCTCGTCTGGCTTGCGAAAGCTGCATCCGATCGCAAAAGAGCCATTCAGTTTATCGCCGACCAGAATGTCGGCGCCGCGATAAGCCAACTTGATGAGATCGAGCGTCAGACCGATTTGCTCATCGATCAGCCGGAGATCGGCCGGCCCGGACGAATCGATGGAACGCGCGAACTGGTCATTTCACGCACATCTTTTGTCGTGATCTATCGTATTCGCCAGAACGTCAGTCAAGTGGAAATACTGCGCCTTCTTCATGGCGCCCAGCAATGGCCGCCGCAATGCCAAATGCGTTTTACTGCGCCATCTGCGGCTGCTTCGCCGCCCGGGCCGCGGTCAGTTCGGCGGTGGTGTGGTTCAGGCGGTCGGCGAGCACGCGCATGATTTCGACGGCCATTTCGGGGAAGTCGCTCAGCAGCTTGAGGAAGTGCTCCTTGCTGATGCGCAGCACTTCGAGCGGCGAGGTGGCGCGCACCGTGGCCGTGCGCGAGACGTCGCAGAGGATGGCGATTTCGCCGACGATGGAATTGAGCTCGACATCGGCGACCTTGATCTCGCCGGCCGGCGAGGAGACGATGATGTCGGCGCTGCCGGAGAGGATGACATAGGCGGCGTCGCCGACATCGCCCTGATGGAAGAGATCCTGGCCGGCCTTGTAGGTCATGCGGTCGGAGGTGA from Rhizobium sp. N324 encodes:
- a CDS encoding cyclic nucleotide-binding domain-containing protein, encoding MLLRDEVEMLRRVPIFSRIAPAKLKLLAFTSDRMTYKAGQDLFHQGDVGDAAYVILSGSADIIVSSPAGEIKVADVELNSIVGEIAILCDVSRTATVRATSPLEVLRISKEHFLKLLSDFPEMAVEIMRVLADRLNHTTAELTAARAAKQPQMAQ